From a single Oxalobacter vibrioformis genomic region:
- a CDS encoding iron ABC transporter ATP-binding protein yields MIELSHVSKVYGETPVVDDISLVIPAGGITSLIGPNGAGKSTLLSMISRITPMTGGTVTVDGLDVSTTAGDILAKKLSFLRQDNVLSVRLTVRDLVTFGRYPYSKGRPTEKDREYIDRAIAFLALDDIASRFLDELSGGQRQRAFVAMVLCQDTDYLLLDEPLNSLDMRHAVDMMKLLRRLAVEFGKTIVIVLHDINFASSYSDHIIALKNGRVIRQGPPADIMNAEALRAIYDMTINVQEINGIPIAIYYA; encoded by the coding sequence ACGCCCGTCGTGGATGATATTTCCCTTGTCATTCCCGCGGGGGGTATCACGTCCCTGATCGGTCCCAATGGCGCCGGAAAATCCACCCTGCTTTCCATGATCAGCCGTATCACACCCATGACAGGCGGCACCGTGACCGTGGACGGGCTCGATGTCAGCACTACCGCCGGGGATATCCTGGCGAAAAAGCTCTCTTTCCTGCGCCAGGATAACGTGCTGTCGGTTCGCCTTACCGTGCGTGATCTGGTGACTTTCGGCCGCTATCCTTATTCAAAGGGGCGCCCGACAGAAAAAGACCGGGAATACATTGATCGCGCCATTGCCTTTTTAGCGCTCGATGACATTGCGTCACGCTTTCTGGATGAGCTTTCCGGCGGGCAGCGGCAACGGGCTTTTGTTGCCATGGTGCTCTGTCAGGATACGGATTACCTGCTCCTGGATGAGCCTTTGAACAGCCTGGATATGCGCCATGCGGTGGACATGATGAAGCTGCTTCGCCGCCTGGCTGTCGAATTCGGCAAAACCATCGTCATCGTCCTGCATGACATCAACTTTGCCTCCAGCTATTCCGACCATATCATTGCGCTCAAAAATGGCCGCGTCATCAGGCAGGGGCCGCCTGCCGACATCATGAATGCCGAAGCGCTGCGTGCCATTTATGACATGACTATCAACGTCCAGGAAATCAACGGCATACCCATTGCGATTTATTATGCGTAA
- a CDS encoding TonB family protein — protein sequence MNRYLKGAIASLTVHLVVIAAVFVLMTDGAPPSREMLVVDFSTVAWGPPDAGGDPEITSGDMPETQGLETRKNTRNNSRRPEGKPRAESGVKTASALSARPSPDNTPVTSAGEGETEKAGTPAQGADEGKDSNGGNPEAGMGQGNRTGSGSEEGEGLARSYVRHNYSYILLHIRKHLAYPSQARRVGITGTVTCQFVIKKDGHIDALRIKTSSGHELLDEAALKAIQRASPFPAPPVPARISMPIVFSLR from the coding sequence ATGAACCGCTATCTCAAAGGCGCCATCGCGTCACTGACGGTGCATCTGGTGGTTATTGCCGCAGTTTTCGTGCTGATGACCGATGGCGCGCCACCTTCCAGGGAGATGCTTGTGGTGGATTTCTCAACGGTTGCCTGGGGGCCACCCGATGCGGGGGGTGACCCGGAAATCACGTCCGGCGATATGCCGGAAACCCAAGGGCTTGAAACCAGAAAGAATACCCGAAATAACAGCCGACGTCCCGAAGGAAAACCCCGGGCTGAATCCGGCGTGAAAACCGCATCAGCCCTATCCGCGCGCCCGTCTCCAGATAACACACCCGTCACATCGGCGGGCGAGGGAGAGACAGAAAAAGCAGGGACACCGGCACAGGGGGCAGATGAGGGAAAAGACAGTAATGGCGGCAATCCCGAAGCAGGAATGGGGCAGGGGAACCGTACTGGCAGCGGCTCCGAAGAGGGGGAAGGCCTGGCCCGGAGCTACGTCCGGCATAACTACAGTTATATCCTGCTGCATATCAGAAAACACTTGGCCTATCCCTCCCAGGCAAGGCGTGTTGGCATAACGGGAACCGTTACCTGCCAGTTTGTTATCAAAAAAGATGGCCATATTGACGCACTGCGGATCAAAACCAGCAGCGGCCATGAATTACTGGATGAGGCGGCGCTGAAAGCCATCCAGCGCGCCAGCCCTTTTCCTGCGCCCCCGGTGCCCGCACGGATAAGCATGCCTATTGTTTTTTCGCTGAGATAA
- a CDS encoding ExbD/TolR family protein: MRDNFAEINVVPLVDVMLVLIVIVLVTANFMVRGVIHVNLPTAESGQNTTQAALHLEMAKDGSVYLDERKIDEAQLVSRLSEESRDKNILISADRELPIQPFVTMVDLLKKQGFNRISVQTEK; this comes from the coding sequence ATGAGGGATAACTTTGCGGAAATCAATGTCGTCCCGCTGGTGGACGTCATGCTGGTACTGATCGTCATTGTGCTGGTAACAGCAAACTTCATGGTGAGGGGCGTGATTCATGTGAACCTGCCCACAGCCGAATCCGGACAAAACACGACCCAGGCCGCGCTCCATCTGGAAATGGCGAAAGACGGCTCGGTTTACCTGGATGAAAGAAAAATCGATGAGGCACAGCTGGTGTCGCGCCTTTCGGAAGAAAGCCGGGATAAAAATATCCTGATCAGCGCGGACAGGGAGTTGCCTATCCAGCCCTTTGTCACGATGGTGGATCTTCTCAAAAAACAGGGATTTAACCGGATCAGCGTCCAGACGGAAAAATGA
- the exbB gene encoding TonB-system energizer ExbB, with the protein MEWLADLIDYGVIGVLFLLSLVVVALAVERYLFYRRVDPVAYASRNRLELQLAKNIHFIGTVASNAPYIGLLGTVLGIMLTFYNIGATSSIETSIIMLGLALALKATAIGLVVAIVAVVLYNFLARKARNILLEWDISHEG; encoded by the coding sequence ATGGAATGGCTGGCTGATCTGATTGATTATGGGGTTATCGGGGTGCTTTTTCTGCTTTCCCTGGTTGTGGTGGCGCTGGCTGTGGAACGTTACCTGTTTTATCGGCGGGTCGATCCTGTCGCCTATGCCTCGCGCAACCGGCTGGAACTGCAACTGGCAAAAAACATTCACTTTATCGGCACGGTTGCCAGCAATGCGCCTTATATCGGGCTTTTGGGAACGGTGCTGGGGATCATGCTCACTTTCTACAACATTGGGGCAACATCCAGTATCGAGACATCGATCATCATGCTGGGGCTGGCGCTGGCTTTGAAGGCCACGGCAATCGGGCTGGTTGTCGCCATTGTTGCGGTTGTCCTGTATAACTTCCTTGCCAGAAAAGCGCGGAATATTCTGCTGGAATGGGATATCAGCCATGAGGGATAA
- a CDS encoding ABC transporter ATP-binding protein yields MIEISNLSFSYGKNTPALEDISLSVKPGEIVNILGPNGSGKSTLLKIILGLLPVKTGRVCIDRKDIALMRHAELARMLSYVPQQHHGVFNYSVLDMVLMSRVSGASWFKYAQSDYDAAHDALKKVRIEKFAQRSYLELSGGERQLVLIARALAQGGTYFIMDEPVTGLDYGNQFYLLETIHSLSAASTKEKGMAFMLTTHHPEHALFLGGRAILMNEGRIIADGPVGEIVTPSEISSLYGLKPSLLQQIITTYGKYDGMAG; encoded by the coding sequence ATGATCGAGATAAGTAATCTGTCATTTTCCTATGGGAAAAACACACCGGCGCTGGAGGATATCTCGCTGTCGGTCAAACCGGGGGAGATCGTGAATATCCTGGGGCCCAATGGCAGCGGGAAATCCACCCTGCTGAAAATCATACTGGGGCTTTTGCCGGTAAAAACAGGCCGTGTGTGTATTGACAGAAAAGACATTGCCCTTATGCGCCATGCCGAGCTGGCCCGGATGCTCAGTTATGTGCCCCAGCAGCATCACGGGGTTTTCAACTACAGCGTGCTGGATATGGTGCTGATGTCGCGAGTTTCAGGCGCTTCCTGGTTTAAGTACGCCCAAAGCGATTATGACGCCGCCCATGATGCGCTGAAAAAAGTCCGTATCGAAAAATTTGCGCAGCGTTCATACCTGGAACTTTCCGGGGGCGAGCGCCAACTGGTACTGATTGCCAGGGCACTGGCGCAGGGCGGAACGTATTTCATCATGGATGAGCCGGTTACCGGGCTGGACTATGGCAACCAGTTTTATCTGCTGGAAACCATCCACTCATTATCAGCCGCCAGCACGAAGGAAAAGGGTATGGCATTCATGCTGACAACGCATCACCCGGAGCATGCGCTGTTTCTCGGCGGGCGCGCCATCCTGATGAATGAAGGACGCATTATTGCAGACGGCCCTGTCGGGGAAATCGTCACGCCTTCTGAAATTTCCTCACTGTATGGCTTGAAGCCTTCGCTTTTACAACAAATTATCACTACTTACGGAAAATACGATGGAATGGCTGGCTGA
- a CDS encoding FecCD family ABC transporter permease, with amino-acid sequence MALTALTVLFIGRFSELTPAHAVELFYALVRGESLTALQENQYIALIYVRLPRIAAALLVGAALAISGGAYQSMFMNPLVSPGILGVLAGASFGAGIGMVFFHDSWMATQILAFLFACVAVGFALFFSAFFRWRSILILLLGGIISASFFTSLTALMKFLADPEKQLPELTYWLMGSFARVEAHTILWVGIPMLLLTGYLCTQGKVTNVLSMGDEEALSMGVAVRAARLRIILCATLLSAFTVVLVGIVGWVGLVIPHIMRFLTGPDNRILLPASAMAGAIFLLVTDSIARTVFTAELPIGVYTSLVSLPVFVVSLYMNRRSWQ; translated from the coding sequence ATGGCGCTCACAGCGCTGACCGTCCTTTTCATCGGGCGTTTCAGTGAGCTGACACCTGCCCATGCGGTGGAATTGTTTTATGCGCTTGTGCGGGGGGAATCCCTGACTGCCCTGCAGGAAAACCAGTATATTGCGCTCATCTATGTCCGGCTGCCGCGGATCGCCGCTGCCCTGCTGGTGGGAGCTGCCCTGGCGATTTCGGGTGGAGCCTACCAGTCCATGTTCATGAACCCGCTGGTTTCTCCCGGTATTTTAGGGGTATTGGCAGGGGCTTCTTTCGGTGCTGGTATCGGGATGGTGTTTTTTCACGATTCCTGGATGGCCACCCAGATCCTGGCCTTTCTTTTTGCCTGCGTCGCGGTCGGATTTGCGCTTTTCTTTTCGGCTTTTTTTCGCTGGCGGTCGATTTTGATCCTCCTGCTGGGCGGTATTATCAGCGCCTCCTTTTTTACTTCGCTTACCGCCCTCATGAAATTTCTGGCGGACCCGGAAAAGCAACTGCCGGAGCTTACTTACTGGCTGATGGGCTCGTTTGCCCGTGTGGAAGCCCATACCATTTTATGGGTCGGCATTCCCATGCTGCTGTTGACCGGGTACCTGTGTACACAGGGCAAGGTCACGAATGTGCTCAGCATGGGAGATGAGGAAGCCCTCTCGATGGGCGTTGCCGTCAGGGCGGCAAGGCTGCGTATTATCCTGTGTGCGACATTGCTGAGTGCCTTTACCGTTGTGCTGGTGGGCATTGTTGGCTGGGTGGGGCTGGTGATTCCCCACATCATGCGTTTTCTGACCGGGCCGGACAACCGTATACTGCTTCCAGCCTCTGCCATGGCCGGGGCAATATTCCTGCTGGTCACCGACAGCATTGCCCGGACGGTATTTACTGCTGAATTACCCATCGGGGTCTATACCTCGCTGGTCAGCCTGCCGGTGTTTGTCGTGTCGCTTTACATGAATCGCAGGAGCTGGCAATGA